A genomic window from Pungitius pungitius chromosome 12, fPunPun2.1, whole genome shotgun sequence includes:
- the nags gene encoding N-acetylglutamate synthase, mitochondrial, whose amino-acid sequence MAKVTSSASGCRAMVKAGRYLSAPSLTRCPGGQQRRDKLGPQPRTMSADAASAGGNAVASAQRERPGSLAASGRQAPAKRNLIYRDVKAFLNEVGGNPREARYWLTQFQRATSAQSTAFAVLEVDSSVFTSSEMVHSLAFGLSFLQRMDMKPVVVMGRAAVEEVGPTEPLAGSPCERGLVERSQQLTEALQQHSASVLPLFSAESVLLLHGASCGSSAPPSVAVDTGLLQWSLNCGMIPVVCPVGRDQRGCSVALDQTEVTAALARALQPHKVMFLNKSGGLRSRENKVLDIVSLPSDLPGLSTAAWLSAAERRRVTAIAMLLNQLLTESSAVITSADTLLTELFSHRGSGTLFKNGDPIHRYSSLDGVDCERLLALVNVSFDKTLSRDYIDSLKGRLHSIYLSEGYSAAAIVTMEPVNSGTPYLDKFVVSSSKQGQGTSHVLWECIRQDLGKLFWRSRATNRINPWYFKHCDGSFVNGMWTVFWFGLTDIRDSYELVEYAKNLPDSFRASGGS is encoded by the exons ATGGCCAAAGTGACCAGCAGCGCCTCCGGTTGTCGAGCCATGGTAAAGGCGGGGAGGTACCTGTCCGCCCCGTCTCTGACCCGGTGCCCCGGCGGTCAGCAGCGGCGGGACAAGCTCGGTCCGCAGCCGCGAACGATGAGCGCCGACGCCGCCAGTGCGGGAGGAAACGCCGTGGCTTCGGCCCAGCGCGAGCGGCCGGGAAGTCTCGCCGCCTCCGGCAGACAAGCGCCGGCCAAGCGGAATCTCATTTACCGGGACGTGAAGGCGTTCCTTAACGAGGTCGGGGGAAACCCCCGGGAGGCCCGGTACTGGCTGACCCAGTTCCAGAGAGCGACTTCGGCTCAGTCTACTGCTTTTGCCGTTCTGGAG GTGGACAGCTCCGTGTTCACCAGCAGCGAAATGGTCCACAGCCTGGCCTTCGGGCTCTCCTTCCTGCAGCGCATGGACATGAAGCCAGTGGTGGTGATGGGCCGGGCCGCCGTCGAGGAGGTGGGCCCGACGGAGCCGCTGGCCGGGTCCCCGTGCGAGCgcgggctggtggagcggagCCAGCAGCTGACGGAGGCTCTGCAGCAGCACTCGGCCTCCGTCCTGCCGCTGTTCTCCGCAGagtccgtcctcctcctccacggagCCTCGTGCGGGAGCAG CGCTCCGCCCTCGGTCGCCGTGGACACCGGCCTCCTGCAGTGGAGCCTGAACTGCGGGATGATCCCAGTAGTGTGCCCGGTGGGGAGGGACCAGCGGGGCTGCTCGGTGGCTCTGGACCAGACCGAGGTGACGGCCGCTCTCGCCCGGGCCCTGCAGCCCCACAAGGTCATGTTCCTGAACAAGTCCGGAGGTCTCCGCAGCCGAGAGAACAAG GTGCTGGACATAGTGTCGTTGCCCAGCGACCTGCCCGGTCTGTCCACGGCGGCGTGGCTGAgcgccgccgagcgccgcagggTGACGGCCATCGCCATGCTGCTCAATCAGCTGCTGACCGAGTCCTCGGCGGTGATCACCTCGGCGGACACGCTGCTGACCGAGCTGTTCAGCCACAGag GGTCGGGGACGCTCTTTAAAAACGGAGATCCCATACACCG gtacaGCTCCCTGGACGGCGTGGATTGCGAGCGTCTGTTGGCCCTCGTCAACGTGTCGTTTGACAAAACGCTGAGCCGCGACTACATCGACTCCCTGAAGGGACGGCTGCACTCCATCTATCTCTCCGAAGG CTACAGCGCGGCGGCCATCGTCACCATGGAGCCGGTGAACAGCGGCACCCCCTACCTCGATAAGTTTGTGGTGAGCAGCAGCAAGCAGGGTCAGGGCACCAGCCATGTCCTATGGGAATGTATCCGACAGGACCTGGGCAAGCTGTTCTGGAGGTCGAGAGCCACCAACAGGATCAACCCCtg gtacTTCAAACATTGTGATGGCAGCTTCGTTAACGGCATGTGGACCGTCTTCTGGTTCGGTCTCACCGACATCCGAGATTCCTACGAGCTGGTGGAGTACGCCAAGAATCTCCCCGACTCCTTCCGCGCCTCCGGCGGGTCCTGA